In Capsicum annuum cultivar UCD-10X-F1 chromosome 8, UCD10Xv1.1, whole genome shotgun sequence, the genomic window GGGTAAAGTATAGATaagttgtatatatttatttatttaaaaaaatagttatttgaCAAAGCGTGGTGTTAAACAGTGCAACATCCACATTATATCTCTATATAAGAACATGCTTGTGTGAAGAAAATTAAACATTGAGCAAtaataagatgaagaaaaagcatatatatatattagcgtTATTATTCAAAATGACAACATCTTACCCTATGAATGCTGGTGATGGTCCTTATAGCTACTTTAAAAACTCCCATTTGCaggtattaattaattaatatgttAATCAGTGCCACTTAAGTATTtagtagatatcttttgattgaCCTTACCTAGGTTAAACTCTGATCTATTTTATAATTGCATGCAGAGAGAAGTGTTAGATAATTCAAAGGAAATGGTGAGAGATGCAATTACTCGAAACCTTGACATCAAAAAAATCATGTTATCTTCTTCAAACACATTATGTATTGTagagtttttaaagtggatttaattcCCCTGAAACTCTCCCCCGAAACTCTATACCTAGTTTCGGCGGTTGGCGGTGTAATACACGTGTCAATCTCGTTTTTACACGTGTATCCAACCTCATATTTACATGTGTACAAgtgggcagatatatgccattaaaatacgaaaaaaaaaaagtctagggggtaataggacctcgcaaagttcagtatgctcaactggaaATTCAGTCAAAGTTGAGGTATTATCCCTAAAACATATGAGCATACATTTTAAATTGaggtttctttccttttttatgcAGGGAATGCTTGATGAATCTTTAGTTGACTCGTTCAATTTGCCAATGTATTTTCTTTCTCCTGAAGACATGACTAAAGTGGTGGAGAAAAATGGTTGTTTTAGTATTGAGATAATGGAGTTGACATATCCCAAATCAAAGCTTGTGGATGAGGCTGATGCAAAGACTTTAATGATAAATCTAAGGGCTGTTTTAGAAGGAGTAATAATAAATcattttgcctacccaaaccaaCATTCgtctatccatttcaacatatcataattttatcacattccaacaatattcatgctcattacgaattaaacaaaacaacaataaaccaaagttaatctaaattcaacttttttttatcaatttctcaatttcatcccccaaatccatttttaaccacattattaaaccagttcgactatcaaatcacttttcaaaatccgaaaccaacaacacataccccaacgaagattcaaacatttaagcataccaataattcatatccacaacaattaacatttttcttgaaatattcaaAACCGCACCACAAAATCACGATATGAACCAACTTCGATATAATTAAAAAGTAGAGTTGAGAGATGGACCTTTGAAGAATcgatttcgttgataataaaatcaagaaagaccggactatagaattcctaataggacctcaacaatgacgaactccaactccgtattgaaaaatttgagaccCAAAATTGAAGCTCCGTAAATCCAATCGAATCTAAAAACCGACAGTGTTCACATACTGTTCACAGCATTGTTCACGGTACTGTTCACAACACTATTCATGACACTATTCACGGTATTGTTTCTCTCTCGATTTTTTTTTCTCTCGCGCgattctctctttttttccctcatttttttgttcttcttgtgaggacgatgatttggtgatttttgttattgtagagaagatgatgatgaaagaatgagtctcccttttccccttttagaattttctttttatattttttatttgatttttctttttctttatttattatcctatgtggaagcatataattggtgccttgtgggaataagtgtgtggcatgtggaaaagttagtgtggcatgtggaaagatgagggtggcgAGTGAAAAAATGAGTAGGGTgtgtgccttttgcatgtattcaatgaaaaatggaaagtgaggtgttgaggtggcatagtgaggtgacaaagatgctatgtatttaattattttcaattctttttttttggggagaaattatcaattaaacaaaagtatggtaaggtgaataaaataaaaataaaaaattaaaattaaaattaaaataaataaaataaaataaaaaataattaaaatatttttgggaaaggacaaaattatgtgtctacatcatgcccccttttggatgtaaacacatggtgttttcatacaaagcagtagacaacgagacagaattttatcCTCACCTTTATTCAAAAGCACGGAGCACGAGGAAGGAGGgaaaccaggtcttgacttaggacatcctacctacccaagttataagGGAATCGAGTGACagttatctcaaaggattggaaggagttggactatgccgagttggagagtcgagtaaggtcccatcgaggttccgatccgtggctctgttattacatcaaaaataaaaattacaagttaaaaacataaatgaaattacaaaatcctatcttcgcagcttctgttggactcttgacttgagtttcatcaccctatttttcaggtgggctcttgatttgaaatttcttaaacttgttgtttggttttcaatttcatcactcggttctccaggcgggctcctgacttgctattttcgatctgttgactttcattttcttcactttgttatttgacttttaactttttcatcttgttgcttgactttccatttattcacccTGTGCTTAGggagggctcctgaaatcacatcaaaactagaaagaaaattatcccaaacaaaattatTGTAAAGAGAAAATCGTTtgccaaaaaagtaaagttccaaaacagatattaatttttttttccatcagaagacttttgagaaagtcagatcatacctacttgcatgttgcaataatgaatcaagactctgaccaagaaatgcatctcttgagagtaaaattgaatgatcaagactaggaagtgcgtctcctaagaattaaagtgaggaattctgactagaaagtgtgtcttattgagatagaagtttaaattaaaaagtgtgtcacctgacaaatgaaaactaacaaggaagtgcgtctcatAAGGATTAATTGCAATGACTCGAccagaaagtgcattttctagaaatcaaggagaatgactcgactaaaaggtatgcctcataggaatcaagggggatgactcgactaaaaggtacgttttataggggtcaaggggaatgactcgactaaaaggtacgtcttgtaggaatcaaagggagatgactcgactaaaaggtacgtcttataggaatcaagggggatgactcgactaaaaggtacgtcttataggaattgaagggagataactcgactaaaaggtacgtcttgtaGGAATtcagggaaatgactcgactaaaaggtacgccttgtAGGAATCAAGGggtatgactcgactaaaaggtacgtcttctaggggtcaaggggatgactcgactaaaaggtacttcttataggaatcaagagggatgacttgactaaaaggtacgtgttataggaatcaaaaggagatgactcgactaaaaggtacatcttataggaatccaggaaaatgactcgactaaaaggtacgccttgtaggaatcaagggggatgacttgactaaaaggtacgccttgtaggaatcaagggggatgactcgactaaaaggtatgtattctaggggtcaaggggatgactcgactaaaaggtactcCTTATAGGAATCTAGGGGGATGACTcggctaaaaggtacgtcttataggaatcaagggggatgactcgactaaaaggtacaaaGCATGGAGTTGAACAGTgcaacacccccccccccccccacatatatatatattcattatatTGTTATATATTAAACGGACAGGAACAAGTAATACCTCTTTTGAGCCGGTGGTCTaacagaaacaacctctctatctgtGAGATTATACTGGATATGTAATTGATGTTACATACTAAAGTAGTTGAACTTTAATTTATTCCCTTTNNNNNNNNNNNNNNNNNNNNNNNNNNNNNNNNNNNNNNNNNNNNNNNNNNNNNNNNNNNNNNNNNNNNNNNNNNNNNNNNNNNNNNNNNNNNNNNNNNNNNNNNNNNNNNNNNNNNNNNNNNNNNNNNNNNNNNNNNNNNNNNNNNNNNNNNNNNNNNNNNNNNNNNNNNNNNNNNNNNNNNNNNNNNNNNNNNNNNNNNNNNNNNNNNNNNNNNNNNNNNNNNNNNNNNNNNNNNNNNNNNNNNNNNNNNNNNNNNNNNNNNNNNNNNNNNNNNNNNNNNNNNNNNNNNNNNNNNNNNNNNNNNNNNNNNNNNNNNNNNNNNNNNNNNNNNNNNNNNNNNNNNNNNNNNNNNNNNNNNNNNNNNNNNNNNNNNNNNNNNNNNNNNNNNNNNNNNNNNNNNNNNNNNNNNNNNNNNNNNNNNNNNNNNNNNNNNNNNNNNNNNNNNNNNNNNNNNNNNNNNNNNNNNNNNNNNNNNNNNNNNNNNNNNNNNNNNNNNNNNNNNNNNNNNNNNNNNNNNNNNNNNNNNNNNNNNNNNNNNNNNNNNNNNNNNNNNNNNNNNNNNNNNNNNNNNNNNNNNNNNNNNNNNNNNNNNNNNNNNNNNNNNNNNNNNNNNNNNNNNNNNNNNNNNNNNNNNNNNNNNNNNNNNNNNNNNNNNNNNNNNNNNNNNNNNNNNNNNNNNNNNNNNNNNNNNNNNNNNNNNNNNNNNNNNNNNNNNNNNNNNNNNNNNNNNNNNNNNNNNNNNNNNNNNNNNNNNNNNNNNNNNNNNNNNNNNNNNNNNNNNNNNNNNNNNNNNNNNNNNNNNNNNNNNNNNNNNNNNNNNNNNNNNNNNNNNNNNNNNNNNNNNNNNNNNNNNNNNNNNNNNNNNNNNNNNNNNNNNNNNNNNNNNNNNNNNNNNNNNNNNNNNNNNNNNNNNNNNNNNNNNNNNNNNNNNNNNNNNNNNNNNNNNNNNNNNNNNNNNNNNNNNNNNNNNNNNNNNNNNNNNNNNNNNNNNNNNNNNNNNNNNNNNNNNNNNNNNNNNNNNNNNNNNNNNNNNNNNNNNNNNNNNNNNNNNNNNNNNNNNNNNNNNNNNNNNNNNNNNNNNNNNNNNNNNNNNNNNNNNNNNNNNNNNNNNNNNNNNNNNNNNNNNNNNNNNNNNNNNNNNNNNNNNNNNNNNNNNNNNNNNNNNNNNNNNNNNNNNNNNNNNNNNNNNNNNNNNNNNNNNNNNNNNNNNNNNNNNNNNNNNNNNNNNNNNNNNNNNNNNNNNNNNNNNNNNNNNNNNNNNNNNNNNNNNNNNNNNNNNNNNNNNNNNNNNNNNNNNNNNNNNNNNNNNNNNNNNNNNNNNNNNNNNNNNNNNNNNNNNNNNNNNNNNNNNNNNNNNNNNNNNNNNNNNNNNNNNNNNNNNNNNNNNNNNNNNNNNNNNNNNNNNNNNNNNNNNNNNNNNNNNNNNNNNNNNNNNNNNNNNNNNNNNNNNNNNNNNNNNNNNNNNNNNNNNNNNNNNNNNNNNNNNNNNNNNNNNNNNNNNNNNNNNNNNNNNNNNNNNNNNNNNNNNNNNNNNNNNNNNNNNNNNNNNNNNNNNNNNNNNNNNNNNNNNNNNNNNNNNNNNNNNNNNNNNNNNNNNNNNNNNNNNNNNNNNNNNNNNNNNNNNNNNNNNNNNNNNNNNNNNNNNNNNNNNNNNNNNNNNNNNNNNNNNNNNNNNNNNNNNNNNNNNNNNNNNNNNNNNNNNNNNNNNNNNNNNNNNNNNNNNNNNNNNNNNNNNNNNNNNNNNNNNNNNNNNNNNNNNNNNNNNNNNNNNNNNNNNNNNNNNNNNNNNNNNNNNNNNNNNNNNNNNNNNNNNNNNNNNNNNNNNNNNNNNNNNNNNNNNNNNNNNNNNNNNNNNNNNNNNNNNNNNNNNNNNNNNNNNNNNNNNNNNNNNNNNNNNNNNNNNNNNNNNNNNNNNNNNNNNNNNNNNNNNNNNNNNNNNNNNNNNNNNNNNNNNNNNNNNNNNNNNNNNNNNNNNNNNNNNNNNNNNNNNNNNNNNNNNNNNNNNNNNNNNNNNNNNNNNNNNNNNNNNNNNNNNNNNNNNNNNNNNNNNNNNNNNNNNNNNNNNNNNNNNNNNNNNNNNNNNNNNNNNNNNNNNNNNNNNNNNNNNNNNNNNNNNNNNNNNNNNNNNNNNNNNNNNNNNNNNNNNNNNNNNNNNNNNN contains:
- the LOC107856670 gene encoding loganic acid O-methyltransferase-like isoform X1, producing the protein MKKKHIYILALLFKMTTSYPMNAGDGPYSYFKNSHLQREVLDNSKEMGMLDESLVDSFNLPMYFLSPEDMTKVVEKNGCFSIEIMELTYPKSKLVDEADAKTLMINLRAVLEGVIINHFAYPNQHSSIHFNIS
- the LOC107856670 gene encoding loganic acid O-methyltransferase-like isoform X2, which translates into the protein MKKKHIYILALLFKMTTSYPMNAGDGPYSYFKNSHLQGMLDESLVDSFNLPMYFLSPEDMTKVVEKNGCFSIEIMELTYPKSKLVDEADAKTLMINLRAVLEGVIINHFAYPNQHSSIHFNIS